Proteins co-encoded in one Terriglobia bacterium genomic window:
- a CDS encoding HAD hydrolase-like protein, translating into MVSQTLLIDADDTLWENNVYFDQAIADFIERLNHQHLSPDEVRKFLYEVERETVLERGYGSHSFSHSLVKCFERLSEKPVTPELHEFIWGFAHKVSNYPIELIDGVPETLNYLSGRGHHMVVMTKGDFTEQAGKVERSGIKEYFAAVEIVAEKTESAYKEIIAKYEFEPQLTWMVGNSPRSDINPALAAGINAVFVPHDLTWALEHETVNPAPKGLKLLQVEKFVELQEHF; encoded by the coding sequence ATGGTTTCCCAAACCCTCCTCATCGACGCCGACGACACGCTCTGGGAAAACAACGTTTACTTTGACCAGGCCATTGCCGACTTCATCGAGCGGCTGAACCATCAGCATCTTTCCCCGGACGAAGTCCGGAAATTCCTGTATGAGGTCGAACGCGAGACGGTGCTGGAGCGTGGTTACGGCTCGCACAGCTTTTCGCACTCTCTGGTCAAGTGCTTTGAGCGCCTCTCAGAAAAGCCGGTCACACCGGAGCTGCATGAGTTCATCTGGGGCTTTGCTCACAAGGTTTCAAACTATCCCATTGAGTTAATCGATGGCGTGCCGGAAACGCTGAACTATCTTTCTGGCCGTGGCCATCACATGGTGGTAATGACCAAGGGCGACTTCACGGAACAAGCCGGAAAGGTGGAACGTTCTGGAATCAAGGAATATTTTGCCGCCGTCGAGATCGTGGCGGAAAAAACCGAGTCTGCTTATAAAGAGATCATCGCCAAGTATGAGTTTGAGCCGCAGCTCACATGGATGGTCGGCAACAGCCCCCGGTCGGACATCAACCCAGCGCTGGCGGCGGGCATCAACGCCGTCTTTGTCCCGCATGACCTCACCTGGGCGCTTGAGCATGAAACCGTAAATCCTGCACCTAAAGGGCTCAAGCTGCTACAGGTCGAGAAATTTGTGGAGCTGCAAGAGCATTTCTAG
- a CDS encoding PilZ domain-containing protein, whose amino-acid sequence MRPTQEAQNPEERRRFERVDIAHQSQVLVMDAKGGQAGVLRQLARGGFMMEPDRHYNEDSKIYTFTIHEPTEDIRVRVNARLRFADQQYAGFEFVDLDPEAAVEIGHIIGKYYEHTKA is encoded by the coding sequence ATGAGGCCTACGCAGGAAGCGCAAAATCCAGAGGAACGCCGCAGATTTGAGCGAGTGGATATCGCGCATCAGTCGCAAGTGCTGGTGATGGATGCCAAGGGCGGGCAAGCCGGTGTGCTGCGTCAATTGGCGCGCGGCGGCTTTATGATGGAGCCCGACCGGCACTACAACGAAGACAGCAAAATCTATACCTTCACTATCCATGAGCCGACGGAAGACATCCGCGTGCGCGTGAACGCGCGTCTGCGCTTTGCCGACCAGCAGTATGCTGGATTTGAATTTGTGGACCTTGATCCTGAAGCAGCAGTGGAGATAGGACACATCATCGGCAAATATTACGAGCACACCAAGGCGTAA
- a CDS encoding AhpC/TSA family protein, producing MDLNAQLDSLTAKLRAMVPAERLALVDRFAENLIKSGLADRALKAGDLAPGFELPDGDGMLWRSQNLLRNGPLAIVFFRGRWCAYCNAQLAALQAIHPQIAGAGASLVAISPQTQKHSYMTRDMHKLRFPVLSDQGNQVARKFGLAYRLSPEMQAMYESIMTKLPGYNGDQGWELPLAATYIVQSNGKITWARVDADWRKRPEPEDILQKLNIDPL from the coding sequence TTGGATCTTAATGCACAACTCGACTCACTCACCGCCAAGTTGCGCGCCATGGTTCCCGCCGAGCGCTTGGCCTTGGTCGATCGCTTCGCCGAGAATCTGATCAAGTCCGGACTGGCTGATCGCGCGCTCAAGGCCGGCGATCTTGCGCCGGGCTTCGAACTCCCTGACGGCGACGGCATGCTTTGGCGTTCACAAAACTTGCTTCGCAATGGCCCTCTCGCAATCGTCTTCTTTCGCGGACGCTGGTGCGCTTACTGCAACGCCCAACTCGCAGCATTGCAGGCAATTCATCCCCAGATTGCTGGAGCCGGCGCGTCGCTGGTCGCTATCTCCCCGCAGACACAAAAGCACTCCTACATGACGCGCGACATGCACAAGCTGCGCTTCCCTGTACTGAGCGATCAGGGAAATCAGGTCGCACGCAAATTCGGGCTTGCCTATCGTCTCTCCCCGGAGATGCAGGCGATGTATGAAAGCATCATGACCAAGCTACCGGGTTATAACGGCGACCAGGGCTGGGAGCTGCCGCTAGCCGCGACTTACATCGTGCAATCGAACGGAAAGATTACCTGGGCAAGAGTTGATGCGGACTGGCGGAAGAGACCGGAGCCGGAAGACATTTTGCAAAAACTGAACATTGACCCGCTATGA
- a CDS encoding TetR/AcrR family transcriptional regulator — MAKKTLAPQQERSRESLRKLQKATAEVLGQHGVEGATIPRIAQHAGLTPGAIYRRFHDKDELLEATILGMLERQDERMKLGLTPTAAAQIPLPVFADQVIGGMVLSYRVNAALLRAMRTFVRGKANTAFWKTACKFEVRAIEHVVDLFLTHRKEIKHPDPRMAISMAFMMVVSTLYEIVVMPTDLGPLKNFLPKDDQALKRELVRAFLNYLGAEQKKSG, encoded by the coding sequence ATGGCAAAAAAGACACTCGCCCCCCAGCAGGAGCGCAGCCGCGAATCGCTGCGCAAATTACAGAAAGCAACGGCAGAAGTCCTGGGGCAGCATGGGGTTGAAGGCGCTACGATTCCCCGCATCGCACAGCACGCCGGGCTGACCCCGGGCGCCATCTACCGCCGATTTCATGACAAAGATGAGCTTCTGGAAGCCACCATCCTGGGCATGCTGGAGCGCCAGGACGAAAGAATGAAACTCGGCCTTACGCCCACCGCCGCGGCGCAGATCCCGCTGCCGGTCTTTGCCGATCAGGTGATCGGCGGCATGGTGCTCAGCTATCGCGTCAACGCGGCACTGCTGCGGGCGATGCGCACCTTTGTTCGCGGCAAAGCAAATACCGCGTTTTGGAAGACGGCCTGCAAATTTGAGGTCCGCGCCATTGAACACGTCGTCGACCTGTTTCTGACTCACCGCAAGGAAATCAAGCATCCTGATCCCCGCATGGCTATATCCATGGCTTTTATGATGGTGGTAAGCACGCTGTACGAAATTGTGGTGATGCCCACCGACCTGGGACCACTGAAAAACTTTCTGCCCAAGGACGATCAGGCGCTCAAACGCGAACTCGTTCGCGCCTTCCTGAACTATCTGGGCGCGGAGCAGAAAAAGAGCGGGTAA
- the ffh gene encoding signal recognition particle protein → MFENLQEKLQRAFKNLRGQGTLTEENIQEALKEIRMALLEADVNFKVVKEFIDRVQAKAVGQEVMTALSPAQQIVKIVHDELVEVLGKDTAKLKFASQPPSVILMAGLQGSGKTTTSGKLAAWLKKGGHRPMLVSVDVYRPAARQQLKVVAEAIKANLYEGKVETSDTPTVERLVKEARKEAINSGCNFLIVDTAGRLHIDDELMAEMQSLKKILNPQEILFVADAMTGQDAVRSADEFHKKLSITGVVLTKMDGDARGGAALSIRQVTGQPIKFIGVGEKYDALEPFHPDRIVGRILGMGDILTLVEKAQENVDQKKAEEFAKKALGGEGFSLEDFRDQLRQVKKLGSLQSVIKMLPSIGPFAGMQKAADSVDESQITRVEAIINSMTPKERNHHEIINGSRRKRIARGSGTSVQEVNQLLRQYAQMRKMFKDMGKSSFSRKLAGMKLPGMR, encoded by the coding sequence ATGTTTGAAAATCTTCAGGAAAAACTGCAACGGGCGTTCAAGAACCTGCGCGGACAGGGCACGCTCACCGAAGAAAATATCCAGGAAGCGCTGAAAGAAATCCGCATGGCCTTGCTGGAAGCCGACGTCAACTTCAAAGTGGTCAAGGAATTTATTGACCGCGTCCAGGCGAAAGCGGTTGGCCAGGAAGTGATGACGGCGCTTTCTCCGGCGCAGCAGATCGTCAAGATCGTGCATGACGAGCTGGTTGAAGTCCTGGGCAAGGACACGGCCAAGCTCAAGTTCGCATCGCAGCCGCCTTCAGTGATCCTGATGGCAGGCTTGCAAGGTTCCGGCAAGACCACTACTTCCGGCAAGCTTGCCGCGTGGCTGAAAAAAGGCGGACACCGGCCCATGCTGGTCTCAGTGGACGTGTATCGTCCTGCGGCGCGCCAGCAGTTGAAGGTTGTAGCAGAGGCAATCAAGGCCAACCTCTACGAAGGCAAGGTTGAAACCTCCGATACGCCAACCGTTGAGCGACTGGTAAAAGAAGCGCGCAAGGAAGCCATCAACAGCGGCTGCAACTTCCTGATCGTTGATACCGCCGGACGACTGCACATTGATGACGAACTGATGGCAGAAATGCAGTCGCTCAAGAAGATTCTTAATCCGCAGGAAATCTTGTTCGTGGCCGACGCCATGACCGGCCAGGATGCCGTGCGCTCCGCCGACGAGTTCCACAAAAAACTTTCCATCACCGGCGTGGTGCTCACCAAAATGGATGGCGATGCACGCGGCGGCGCGGCGCTCTCCATACGCCAGGTCACCGGCCAGCCCATCAAGTTCATTGGCGTGGGTGAAAAGTATGACGCGCTTGAGCCTTTCCATCCTGACCGCATTGTAGGGCGCATTCTGGGCATGGGCGACATCCTTACGCTGGTAGAAAAAGCCCAGGAGAACGTCGATCAGAAAAAAGCAGAAGAGTTTGCCAAGAAAGCGCTGGGCGGTGAAGGCTTCTCACTGGAGGATTTCCGCGACCAACTTCGCCAGGTAAAGAAACTGGGCTCGTTGCAGAGCGTCATCAAGATGCTGCCCAGCATTGGGCCGTTTGCCGGCATGCAGAAAGCCGCCGATTCCGTGGACGAAAGCCAGATCACGCGCGTGGAAGCCATCATCAATTCCATGACGCCGAAAGAGCGCAACCATCACGAAATCATCAACGGCAGCCGCCGCAAGCGCATTGCCCGCGGCTCCGGCACCAGCGTGCAGGAAGTGAACCAGCTTCTGCGCCAGTACGCGCAGATGCGCAAGATGTTCAAAGACATGGGCAAATCCAGTTTCAGCCGCAAGCTGGCCGGGATGAAGCTGCCGGGAATGCGGTAG
- a CDS encoding ribonuclease HI family protein: protein MSDLIAYVDGGSHGSPGPSGIGVLIEKPDGEMIRIARWIGHHDNNVAEYAALLEALQRALELNATSLSVFSDSELVVKQMTGEYSCRSPRLYSLHWMCRKLARTLKFCISHIPREQNQEANRLANHAVRFRREPVLDQIVSP from the coding sequence ATGTCAGATCTCATCGCCTATGTCGACGGTGGTTCCCACGGCAGTCCGGGGCCTTCCGGCATTGGCGTTCTGATTGAGAAGCCGGACGGGGAAATGATCCGCATTGCCCGCTGGATCGGCCACCATGACAACAACGTGGCCGAATATGCCGCCCTGCTGGAAGCCCTGCAGCGCGCGTTGGAACTCAATGCCACCTCACTCAGCGTCTTTAGCGATTCAGAGCTGGTCGTAAAGCAGATGACCGGCGAGTATTCCTGCCGCAGCCCGCGGCTTTACTCTCTCCACTGGATGTGCCGCAAGCTGGCCCGCACCCTGAAGTTCTGTATCTCCCACATTCCGCGCGAGCAGAACCAGGAAGCCAACCGCCTGGCGAATCATGCAGTGCGGTTTCGACGGGAACCCGTGCTGGATCAGATAGTATCGCCGTAA
- a CDS encoding Zn-dependent hydrolase produces the protein MVLPVTLLAQAGRRAAPPPKTADKCLLKENVNEDIAAQVNKFKLVSMPFSVSGLTDNERKMVYKLVEASQFLESIHWRQSDPKGLELYKRLLGCNQVMNQKIRRFLMINGSRYDLLENQKPFIGSDPFLPGHALYPAGITRQEIEAYVAKHPEKKAQIYSPFTVVKRQGGELVGVPYHVEYKPWLTGAAKALREAAALSPDKAFAGFLQLRAEALLTDDYYKSDIAWLDLENPKFDIIFAPYETYLDDLLGVKTSYGAAVMIRNQEESDSLDTFKKYVPDIQDALPLAPEDRPSMQGKSTPMEVMDTPFRAGDLRHGYQAVADNLPNDPRIHQEKGTKKIFFKNYMDARVNYVVLPIGKQLMREDQAALASMEGYLAVVLMHEICHGLGPAYARTAAGKADIRESIGPTYSGLEEAKADVVGLFALNWLMDKGVIQKTQANTFYASHVAGIFRTVRFGVAEAHGRAEMMEFNYLAEQGAITFDPKTSKYAIDFTKMPDAIATLAKELLEIEATGDRNRAEQWFKKYDSMPAELKSALTSVKDVPVDIDPVSAFGEQIQ, from the coding sequence ATGGTCCTTCCGGTGACACTATTGGCCCAGGCGGGCCGGCGCGCCGCGCCTCCCCCCAAGACCGCCGATAAATGTCTTTTGAAAGAGAACGTGAATGAAGATATTGCCGCGCAGGTAAACAAGTTCAAGCTTGTTTCCATGCCCTTTAGCGTGAGCGGTCTCACCGACAACGAGCGCAAGATGGTTTACAAGCTGGTGGAAGCTTCGCAATTTCTGGAAAGCATCCACTGGCGGCAGAGCGATCCTAAAGGGCTGGAGCTGTACAAGCGCCTGCTGGGCTGCAACCAGGTAATGAACCAGAAGATCCGCCGCTTTCTGATGATCAACGGCAGCCGCTATGATCTGCTGGAAAACCAGAAGCCATTCATCGGCAGCGACCCGTTCCTGCCCGGCCATGCGCTTTACCCTGCGGGCATCACACGGCAGGAGATTGAAGCGTACGTCGCCAAGCATCCGGAAAAGAAGGCCCAGATTTATAGTCCGTTCACGGTGGTTAAGCGCCAAGGCGGCGAGTTGGTTGGAGTTCCTTACCACGTTGAATACAAGCCGTGGCTTACGGGCGCGGCCAAGGCCTTGCGTGAGGCCGCGGCTCTCAGTCCGGACAAAGCCTTTGCCGGCTTCCTCCAGTTACGCGCTGAAGCGCTGCTCACAGATGACTATTACAAGAGCGATATAGCGTGGCTCGACCTGGAGAACCCAAAGTTCGACATTATCTTTGCGCCGTATGAAACCTATCTCGACGATCTGCTGGGCGTGAAGACCTCTTACGGTGCGGCGGTGATGATCCGCAATCAGGAAGAAAGCGACAGCCTGGATACGTTCAAGAAATACGTTCCGGACATACAGGACGCGTTGCCCTTGGCGCCGGAAGATCGTCCGTCAATGCAAGGCAAGAGCACCCCGATGGAAGTAATGGACACGCCCTTCCGCGCCGGTGACCTGCGCCATGGATATCAGGCGGTGGCGGACAATCTGCCGAACGATCCGCGCATTCACCAGGAAAAAGGCACCAAGAAAATTTTCTTCAAGAATTACATGGATGCGCGCGTGAACTACGTGGTGCTGCCCATTGGCAAGCAGTTGATGCGGGAAGACCAGGCAGCGCTGGCCAGCATGGAAGGCTATCTTGCCGTGGTGCTGATGCACGAAATCTGCCACGGACTGGGACCGGCTTATGCACGCACAGCAGCCGGCAAGGCCGATATTCGCGAGTCGATTGGGCCGACATATTCCGGACTGGAGGAAGCCAAGGCTGACGTTGTGGGCTTGTTCGCGCTGAACTGGCTGATGGACAAAGGCGTGATACAGAAAACGCAGGCCAACACGTTTTATGCGTCGCACGTGGCCGGGATTTTCCGTACGGTGCGCTTTGGCGTGGCTGAAGCCCACGGTCGCGCGGAGATGATGGAATTTAACTATCTGGCCGAACAGGGCGCCATCACGTTCGATCCTAAGACATCAAAGTATGCAATTGATTTCACAAAGATGCCGGATGCGATTGCCACGCTGGCCAAAGAGCTGCTGGAAATTGAGGCCACAGGCGACAGGAACCGCGCTGAGCAATGGTTTAAAAAGTATGATTCCATGCCGGCTGAGTTAAAATCGGCGCTAACGAGTGTAAAAGATGTGCCCGTGGACATTGATCCAGTCAGCGCATTTGGAGAACAGATTCAATGA
- a CDS encoding CopG family transcriptional regulator has product MANHEQQSKREERKQNFLAMAGLIGTFGAGAFAGSKREKLTLSMGADELRQVDLLVERGLYPSREAFLQAAARNLLHEHGMDLPQSATSRLTAAGIVMHNRKSLEKLLAAGRQVELNVTGILRLADDVTPELACAVIKQLKVCGAFQASAEVKAALKDRIH; this is encoded by the coding sequence GTGGCAAACCATGAACAGCAGAGCAAAAGGGAAGAACGAAAGCAAAACTTCCTGGCGATGGCGGGCCTGATAGGAACGTTTGGGGCCGGAGCTTTCGCTGGATCGAAGCGAGAAAAACTTACCCTGAGCATGGGCGCGGATGAACTCAGGCAGGTAGACCTGCTGGTGGAACGCGGGCTTTACCCAAGCCGCGAAGCCTTTCTGCAAGCCGCAGCGCGCAATCTGCTGCATGAGCACGGCATGGACCTGCCGCAGTCGGCGACGAGCCGGCTGACGGCCGCAGGCATCGTCATGCACAACCGCAAGAGCCTGGAAAAACTTCTTGCCGCTGGGAGACAAGTTGAACTCAACGTAACCGGCATTCTTCGGCTCGCCGACGACGTTACTCCGGAGCTTGCCTGCGCCGTTATCAAGCAACTCAAAGTCTGCGGAGCGTTCCAGGCGAGCGCGGAAGTAAAGGCAGCGCTCAAAGACCGCATCCATTAG